In Paralcaligenes sp. KSB-10, the following are encoded in one genomic region:
- the alaC gene encoding alanine transaminase yields MTNFPRIERLPPYVFNITGELKMAARRRGEDIIDMSMGNPDGPTPKHIVDKLIEVASRPDTHGYSVSKGIPRLRKAISGWYDRRYGVQIDPDSEAIVTIGSKEGLAHLMLATLDRGDTVLVPNPSYPIHIYGAVIAGANIRSVPMTPGLDFFEEIERAVRESIPKPKMMILGFPSNPTAQCVDLSFFERVVALAREHNILVVHDLAYADITFDGYVAPSIMQVEGARDVAVEFFTMSKSYNMAGWRVGFMVGNRELVNALARIKSYHDYGTFTPIQVASIAALEGPQDCVSHVVEQYRNRRDVLAKGLHEAGWMVDIPKASMYIWAKIPEFYQKLGSLEFSKRVLADAKIAVSPGIGFGEYGDDYVRFALIENEQRTRQAVRGIKEMFRKDGLSK; encoded by the coding sequence ATGACGAACTTTCCTCGTATTGAGCGTTTACCGCCCTATGTTTTTAATATTACCGGCGAGTTGAAAATGGCGGCGCGGCGGCGCGGAGAGGATATTATCGACATGTCCATGGGCAACCCCGATGGACCGACCCCCAAGCATATCGTCGACAAGCTGATTGAAGTGGCGAGCCGGCCCGATACGCACGGATACTCCGTGTCCAAGGGCATTCCGAGGCTGCGCAAGGCCATATCGGGCTGGTACGATCGCCGCTACGGTGTGCAGATCGACCCCGATTCCGAGGCGATTGTGACCATCGGCTCCAAAGAGGGGCTGGCGCACCTGATGCTGGCTACGCTCGATCGCGGCGATACGGTGCTGGTGCCCAATCCCAGCTACCCCATACATATTTATGGCGCCGTCATTGCCGGGGCGAATATCCGTTCGGTTCCCATGACTCCCGGGCTCGATTTTTTTGAGGAAATCGAGCGGGCAGTGCGCGAAAGCATACCCAAGCCAAAAATGATGATTCTGGGCTTTCCCAGCAACCCGACGGCCCAGTGCGTCGATCTCTCGTTTTTCGAACGGGTCGTGGCGCTGGCCAGGGAGCACAATATTCTGGTGGTCCATGATCTGGCCTATGCCGATATCACGTTTGATGGCTATGTGGCGCCGTCGATCATGCAGGTCGAGGGCGCGCGCGATGTAGCGGTGGAGTTTTTCACCATGAGCAAAAGCTACAATATGGCCGGCTGGCGCGTGGGGTTCATGGTGGGCAACCGGGAACTGGTCAACGCTTTGGCGCGCATTAAAAGCTATCACGATTACGGCACATTCACGCCTATCCAGGTGGCCTCGATCGCCGCGCTCGAGGGTCCGCAAGATTGCGTTTCGCATGTGGTCGAACAATACCGCAATCGTCGCGATGTCCTCGCAAAGGGTTTGCACGAAGCCGGCTGGATGGTCGATATTCCCAAAGCATCCATGTATATATGGGCAAAGATTCCCGAGTTTTACCAGAAGCTCGGCTCGCTGGAATTTTCCAAGCGTGTGCTGGCCGACGCCAAGATTGCCGTTTCGCCAGGCATTGGCTTTGGCGAGTACGGAGACGATTACGTGCGTTTTGCATTGATCGAAAATGAGCAGCGCACGCGCCAGGCGGTGCGAGGCATTAAAGAGATGTTCCGCAAGGATGGTTTGAGTAAATGA
- the rpsR gene encoding 30S ribosomal protein S18, which yields MAFFKKSKEKRKFTQQNPLFKRRKFCRFSAAGVDEIDYKDLDTLRDFIQENGKIIPARLTGTKAHYQRQLDTAIKRARFLALLPYTDNHN from the coding sequence ATGGCTTTCTTCAAAAAGAGCAAAGAAAAACGTAAGTTCACCCAGCAAAATCCGCTGTTCAAACGCCGCAAGTTCTGCCGTTTCAGCGCTGCTGGCGTCGACGAAATCGACTACAAAGACCTGGATACCTTGCGCGATTTCATCCAGGAAAACGGCAAAATCATTCCTGCCCGCTTAACCGGTACCAAGGCTCACTATCAGCGCCAGCTCGACACCGCGATCAAGCGTGCCCGGTTTCTGGCCCTGTTGCCTTACACCGATAACCACAACTAA
- a CDS encoding peroxiredoxin translates to MTHATVGRPLPDFKALSTQGEVSPDELKGRSAILYFYPKDNTPGCTTEAQDFRDRHQDFVAANCQVIGISRDSLKSHASFTEKQNLPFALISDDDETLCQLFNVIKMKNMYGKQVRGIERSTFLVDASGVLIQEWRGLRVPGHINEVLQAVRNIA, encoded by the coding sequence ATGACTCATGCAACTGTCGGCAGGCCCCTGCCCGATTTCAAGGCACTCAGCACACAAGGCGAGGTCAGCCCCGACGAACTCAAGGGCCGCTCGGCGATTCTTTATTTCTATCCCAAGGACAATACGCCGGGCTGCACCACCGAGGCCCAGGATTTTCGGGACCGCCACCAGGATTTCGTGGCGGCCAATTGTCAGGTCATAGGCATCTCGCGCGATTCTCTTAAATCGCACGCCAGTTTCACTGAAAAACAAAATCTGCCTTTTGCACTGATTTCGGATGACGACGAAACGCTATGCCAGTTATTCAATGTCATAAAAATGAAAAACATGTACGGTAAACAGGTACGTGGCATCGAACGCAGCACATTTTTAGTCGACGCCAGCGGAGTGCTTATACAAGAATGGCGCGGGTTGCGCGTACCCGGCCATATCAATGAGGTTTTGCAGGCGGTCCGCAATATTGCCTAG
- the rplI gene encoding 50S ribosomal protein L9, translating to MQVILLEKVVNLGNLGEVVRVRDGYARNYLIPQKIARRATDAALKEFEARRAELEKIQAEKLAAAQSAGEKLSGLTLKISQKSGVDGRLFGSVTNMDIAVALHKEGFTTVEKSQIRLPDGSLKAIGEYSVQVALHADVVSDITVVVQGEMA from the coding sequence ATGCAAGTTATTCTGCTTGAAAAAGTTGTCAATCTGGGTAATCTCGGTGAAGTCGTGCGTGTGCGCGACGGCTATGCCCGCAATTACCTGATTCCTCAAAAAATTGCCCGCCGGGCTACCGATGCCGCCTTGAAAGAATTCGAAGCCCGCCGTGCCGAGCTCGAAAAAATTCAGGCCGAAAAATTGGCTGCCGCGCAATCCGCCGGCGAAAAGCTTTCGGGCCTGACGCTCAAGATTTCGCAAAAATCCGGTGTTGACGGCCGTTTGTTCGGTTCGGTTACCAATATGGATATCGCCGTCGCTTTGCATAAAGAAGGTTTTACGACAGTCGAGAAATCGCAGATTCGTTTGCCCGACGGCTCACTCAAGGCCATTGGCGAATACTCGGTTCAGGTGGCGCTTCACGCCGACGTAGTGTCCGACATTACTGTCGTGGTGCAAGGCGAAATGGCTTAA
- the pdxA gene encoding 4-hydroxythreonine-4-phosphate dehydrogenase PdxA: MTDISRAPIGITLGDAAGIGPEIIVKLFAAGLPVPTIVYGDAGMLDATLGRLNLKGQLRIKELSDPDPLACEAGCIPVCNRWNALPAKLPLGQISAAAGRGAYEYLCHAIDDAQLGRLRAIVTAPLNKKAMQAGGADYPGHTEILAERTRTQHYAMMLANLELRVILVTIHLALAQVGRHINFDNEINTIRLADHACRQAGIPAPRIAVAGLNPHAGENGRFGREEIDIIGPAIEQARSEGINASGPWPGDTIFMRARRGEFDIVVAQYHDQGLIPVKYLGVDQGVNVTVGLPFVRTSVDHGTAFDIAGQGIADPSSLRAAYDMALAMTQTKTRA; encoded by the coding sequence ATGACAGACATTTCGCGCGCTCCCATAGGAATCACTTTGGGCGATGCCGCCGGCATCGGGCCGGAGATCATCGTCAAGCTGTTTGCCGCCGGGCTGCCGGTGCCCACCATTGTCTATGGCGATGCGGGCATGCTGGATGCCACGTTGGGCCGCTTGAACTTGAAAGGCCAGCTCAGAATCAAGGAACTTTCCGACCCCGACCCGCTTGCCTGCGAGGCAGGCTGCATACCCGTCTGCAATCGCTGGAACGCCTTGCCAGCCAAGCTGCCCCTGGGCCAGATCAGCGCGGCAGCAGGCCGCGGCGCGTACGAATACCTGTGCCATGCCATCGACGATGCGCAATTGGGGCGCCTGCGCGCCATAGTGACCGCTCCTCTCAATAAAAAAGCCATGCAGGCCGGTGGCGCCGACTATCCGGGCCACACTGAAATTCTGGCTGAGCGCACCCGGACACAGCACTACGCCATGATGCTGGCCAACCTGGAACTGCGAGTCATACTGGTAACAATCCATTTGGCGCTCGCCCAAGTTGGCCGGCACATCAATTTTGACAATGAGATCAATACGATCAGGCTTGCCGACCACGCGTGCCGGCAAGCGGGTATCCCTGCTCCGCGGATTGCCGTGGCAGGCCTGAATCCCCATGCGGGAGAAAACGGGCGATTCGGGCGAGAAGAAATCGACATCATAGGCCCGGCCATCGAACAGGCCCGGTCCGAAGGCATCAATGCAAGCGGCCCATGGCCTGGAGACACTATTTTTATGCGGGCCCGCCGGGGAGAATTCGATATCGTGGTGGCGCAATACCACGACCAGGGCCTGATTCCCGTCAAATACCTGGGGGTGGATCAAGGGGTCAATGTCACGGTCGGACTGCCATTCGTGCGCACCAGCGTCGACCATGGAACCGCCTTCGACATCGCCGGCCAGGGGATAGCCGACCCCAGCTCGCTGCGCGCCGCGTACGATATGGCTCTTGCCATGACACAAACAAAGACCCGCGCCTGA
- a CDS encoding Mth938-like domain-containing protein: protein MQLQTETNPALNTVTAYGHDYIEINEVSYEHAVYFAPEGEIKPWAVKTVADISASLLREVAGLSSFTADPMAFLDADAAPQKPPGAPEVILIGTGLKQHFLPPHVTQGLLKLGIGVESMSTQAAARTYNILMAEGRRVVVALLPHEDAPL from the coding sequence GTGCAACTGCAGACCGAAACCAATCCTGCCCTGAACACCGTAACCGCCTACGGGCACGACTACATCGAAATTAACGAAGTCTCGTATGAGCACGCCGTTTATTTTGCTCCCGAGGGAGAAATCAAACCCTGGGCCGTAAAAACCGTCGCCGACATCAGCGCCAGCCTGCTGCGCGAAGTAGCTGGCCTAAGCAGCTTCACCGCCGACCCCATGGCGTTCCTGGATGCCGATGCCGCGCCGCAAAAACCGCCGGGCGCCCCCGAAGTGATTCTGATCGGCACAGGCCTGAAACAGCATTTTTTACCCCCACACGTAACGCAAGGCCTGCTGAAGCTGGGTATTGGAGTCGAATCCATGAGCACCCAGGCGGCTGCCCGCACCTACAACATATTAATGGCCGAAGGGCGCCGTGTCGTCGTTGCCCTTTTACCTCACGAGGATGCCCCCCTATGA
- a CDS encoding PhoH family protein produces the protein MPLPKLPTRLGTLIASSNDAEIDIDADIESDTFVVPAPLTAVPQARQATAPATSRVKATVEPAAAPITLLKPKKKTRLPVARRKLFVLDTNVLLHDSNSLFKFEEHDIFLPMIVLEELDHQKKGMSEVARNARQVSRTLDGLVGNSNDLQKGLALDALGNVEALGSLHFQTTAMNADLPIELPLGKADNVILNVVHALQALFSKRQVILVSKDINMRLKARSLGLHAEDYYNDHVLDDSDLLYDGVLPLPENFWAKHGKDVESWQQGGTTFYRIKGPLCGEFIVNEFVYFEGELPLYAQVKEVSGKSAVLATLRDYSHGKNNVWGITARNREQNFALNLLMNPDCDFVSLLGQAGTGKTLLALASALTQTLETKRYNEIIITRATVPVGDDIGFLPGTEEEKMLPWMGALEDNLEVLHLGAGNNEIAPNTAGQDWSKNPTMELIRSRIKVKSLNFMRGRTFLNKFLIIDEAQNLTPKQMKTLVTRAGPGTKIVCLGNIAQIDTPYLTEGSSGLTYVVDRFKGWPHAGHITLQRGERSRLADYASEAL, from the coding sequence ATGCCGCTACCCAAGTTGCCCACACGTCTGGGGACCCTGATTGCTTCCAGCAACGATGCCGAAATCGACATCGATGCCGACATCGAATCCGATACGTTTGTCGTCCCTGCGCCTTTAACCGCGGTGCCTCAAGCCAGGCAAGCCACCGCACCGGCAACTTCCCGAGTCAAAGCAACCGTCGAACCGGCCGCTGCCCCGATCACACTGCTCAAGCCCAAGAAGAAAACCCGCCTTCCCGTGGCCCGGCGCAAACTGTTCGTGCTCGACACCAATGTACTGCTGCACGATTCGAACTCCCTGTTCAAATTTGAAGAGCACGACATTTTCCTGCCGATGATCGTGCTCGAAGAGCTTGATCATCAAAAGAAAGGCATGTCGGAAGTGGCTCGCAATGCTCGCCAGGTCAGCCGCACGCTCGATGGCCTGGTCGGCAATTCCAACGACCTGCAAAAAGGGCTGGCCCTGGACGCGCTGGGCAATGTAGAGGCCCTGGGTTCCTTGCATTTCCAGACAACCGCAATGAATGCGGATCTTCCCATAGAACTGCCGCTGGGCAAGGCCGACAACGTCATTCTCAATGTCGTGCATGCTCTTCAAGCCCTGTTTTCCAAACGGCAGGTCATCCTGGTGTCCAAAGACATCAATATGCGGCTCAAGGCGCGCTCGCTGGGCCTGCACGCCGAAGACTATTACAACGACCACGTTCTCGACGACTCCGATCTGCTGTATGACGGGGTTTTGCCTCTGCCGGAAAACTTCTGGGCCAAGCACGGCAAGGACGTCGAATCGTGGCAACAGGGCGGCACCACCTTCTATCGCATCAAGGGTCCGCTATGCGGGGAATTCATCGTCAACGAATTCGTCTACTTCGAAGGCGAGCTGCCCCTCTACGCGCAGGTCAAGGAAGTCAGCGGCAAAAGCGCCGTACTGGCCACCTTGCGCGACTACAGCCACGGGAAAAACAATGTCTGGGGAATCACCGCCCGCAACCGCGAACAGAACTTTGCCCTGAATCTGCTCATGAATCCCGATTGCGACTTCGTCTCGCTGCTGGGACAGGCGGGCACGGGTAAAACCTTGTTGGCCCTGGCCAGCGCGCTCACGCAAACGCTGGAAACCAAACGCTATAACGAAATCATCATCACCCGGGCCACCGTACCGGTGGGCGACGATATAGGCTTTCTGCCCGGCACCGAAGAAGAAAAAATGCTGCCCTGGATGGGTGCTCTTGAAGACAATCTCGAAGTCCTGCACTTGGGCGCCGGCAATAACGAGATTGCTCCGAACACGGCCGGACAGGACTGGTCCAAGAACCCGACCATGGAACTGATACGTTCGCGCATCAAGGTCAAGTCGCTCAACTTCATGCGCGGCCGAACCTTCCTGAACAAGTTCCTCATCATAGACGAGGCCCAGAACCTGACGCCCAAGCAAATGAAAACGCTGGTCACACGGGCTGGCCCCGGCACGAAAATCGTGTGCCTGGGCAACATAGCGCAAATCGACACGCCCTATCTCACCGAAGGCAGTTCGGGGCTGACCTATGTCGTCGACCGCTTCAAGGGCTGGCCGCATGCCGGACACATTACCCTGCAACGGGGTGAACGTTCACGACTGGCCGACTATGCCAGCGAGGCCTTGTAG
- a CDS encoding homoserine dehydrogenase, whose product MSPVKVGLLGLGVVGGGTWKVLTNNVEEIARRAGRRIEVTAAAVRDVEKARALVGDSIRITRDGMEVVRDPNIDIVVELIGGDTLAFEWVMEAIRQGKHVVTANKALLAMHGNEIFAAAHAKGVMVAFEAAVAGGIPIIKAIREGLTANRIQWLAGIINGTTNFILSEMRSRGLPFNVVLAEAQRLGYAEADPTFDIEGVDAAHKLSLLASLAFGIPVQFDKAYIEGISNLAQEDIAHAERLGYRIKLLGITKRRPEGIELRVHPTLIPTERLLANVEGAMNAVLVSGDMVGATLYYGQGAGELPTASSVVADLVDVTRLQAADPEHRVPHLAFQPDAMADTPILPMADVISAYYLRLHVDDRPGVLADLARILSDSGISIGSMFQEPHGEHAADIIFLTHEAREGAVNKALEKIQALPFVKSPVTRLRVDNLS is encoded by the coding sequence ATGAGCCCCGTCAAAGTAGGTTTGCTGGGCCTGGGTGTCGTCGGCGGGGGCACGTGGAAAGTGCTGACGAACAATGTTGAGGAAATTGCGCGCCGTGCCGGGCGCCGCATCGAAGTTACGGCGGCGGCTGTGCGCGATGTCGAAAAGGCCAGGGCGCTGGTGGGCGATAGCATCAGGATTACGCGTGACGGCATGGAAGTCGTGCGCGACCCGAATATCGACATCGTGGTCGAATTGATTGGCGGCGATACTCTGGCTTTCGAGTGGGTCATGGAAGCGATCCGCCAGGGCAAGCACGTGGTCACGGCCAACAAGGCGCTGCTGGCCATGCATGGCAATGAAATTTTTGCCGCGGCCCACGCCAAAGGCGTCATGGTGGCCTTCGAGGCTGCCGTGGCTGGCGGAATTCCCATTATCAAGGCCATACGCGAAGGCCTTACCGCCAATCGCATCCAGTGGCTGGCGGGCATCATCAACGGCACCACCAATTTCATATTGTCTGAAATGCGGTCGCGCGGCCTGCCGTTCAACGTGGTGCTGGCCGAGGCGCAACGGCTGGGCTATGCCGAGGCGGATCCGACCTTCGATATCGAAGGCGTCGATGCGGCTCACAAACTGAGCCTGCTGGCATCGCTGGCGTTCGGCATTCCGGTGCAATTCGACAAGGCCTATATCGAAGGTATTTCCAATCTTGCGCAGGAAGATATCGCGCATGCCGAGCGCCTGGGCTATCGCATCAAATTGCTGGGAATCACCAAGCGGCGGCCCGAAGGTATCGAGTTGCGCGTGCACCCCACTCTCATCCCCACCGAGCGATTGCTGGCCAATGTCGAAGGTGCCATGAATGCGGTGCTGGTAAGCGGCGACATGGTGGGCGCTACCCTGTACTATGGCCAGGGAGCGGGCGAATTGCCCACGGCTTCATCGGTCGTGGCCGATCTGGTCGATGTCACCCGCCTGCAGGCGGCCGATCCCGAGCATCGTGTTCCGCATCTGGCCTTCCAGCCCGATGCCATGGCCGACACGCCGATTCTGCCCATGGCCGATGTGATATCGGCGTATTACCTGCGCCTGCATGTCGACGATCGTCCCGGCGTTCTGGCCGATCTGGCGCGGATCCTGTCCGATTCCGGCATTTCGATCGGCTCCATGTTTCAGGAACCGCATGGCGAGCATGCGGCCGATATTATTTTCCTGACCCATGAAGCGCGCGAAGGCGCGGTCAACAAGGCGCTCGAGAAAATCCAGGCTTTGCCTTTTGTTAAATCCCCGGTAACGCGTTTGCGTGTGGATAATCTGTCATGA
- a CDS encoding bile acid:sodium symporter family protein produces MKSRFSIDPFLIKLLIAIVLASFLPAHGTGASVFKWATNIAIALLFFLHGARLSRDAIVAGASHWRLHLTIFSATFVIFPILGLLAKPLVSPFITHELYLGILFLCCLPATVQSAIAFTSIARGNVPAAVCSASASSLLGVFLTPLLVGLVMSGGGAGSAPISFDAIGKIMLQLLLPFVLGQILRPWIGKWVSRHNALLKVVDQGSILLVVYTAFSEAVIGGLWSNTPLSALISLVVISVVLLSLVLGITLLMGRIFKFKLEDRITLLFCGSKKSLSSGIPIANILFAGHAVGAIVLPLMIFHQTQLIICAVIAGAYARRPAAAKPHSKHLAPARTS; encoded by the coding sequence ATGAAATCGCGCTTTTCCATAGACCCATTTTTAATCAAACTGCTGATTGCCATCGTCCTGGCCAGTTTCCTGCCCGCTCATGGGACAGGGGCCAGCGTATTCAAATGGGCCACAAATATCGCTATCGCGCTGTTGTTTTTCCTGCATGGCGCACGATTGTCGCGCGATGCGATCGTGGCCGGAGCATCGCACTGGCGCCTGCACCTCACCATTTTTTCCGCCACTTTTGTTATTTTTCCCATTCTGGGGCTGCTGGCCAAGCCGCTGGTATCGCCCTTTATCACGCATGAACTCTACCTGGGCATTCTGTTTTTGTGCTGCCTGCCGGCCACCGTTCAGTCGGCAATTGCCTTTACATCGATTGCGCGTGGCAATGTGCCGGCCGCCGTGTGCAGCGCCTCCGCATCCAGCTTGCTGGGCGTATTCCTGACCCCGCTGCTGGTGGGCCTGGTCATGAGCGGAGGCGGAGCCGGCAGCGCTCCCATTTCCTTCGATGCCATAGGAAAAATCATGCTGCAATTGCTGCTGCCGTTTGTGCTTGGGCAGATTCTGCGGCCATGGATAGGCAAATGGGTAAGCAGGCACAATGCCTTGCTGAAGGTCGTCGACCAGGGATCGATTCTACTGGTGGTCTACACGGCGTTTTCCGAGGCGGTGATAGGCGGGCTATGGTCCAACACCCCATTGTCGGCGCTGATTTCGCTCGTGGTCATTTCCGTTGTGCTTCTATCCCTGGTGCTGGGTATTACCCTATTGATGGGGCGCATCTTCAAGTTCAAGCTCGAAGACCGGATTACCCTGCTATTTTGCGGCTCCAAAAAGAGCCTCAGCAGTGGAATTCCCATTGCCAACATTCTATTTGCCGGGCATGCCGTAGGCGCCATCGTGCTGCCCCTGATGATCTTCCATCAAACACAGCTGATCATTTGCGCAGTCATAGCGGGAGCCTACGCCCGCCGGCCGGCGGCGGCCAAGCCGCACAGCAAGCACCTGGCCCCGGCGCGCACATCCTGA
- a CDS encoding replicative DNA helicase, which produces MLDSKTTGGDPQLDYLRVPPHSVEAEQSVLGGLLLDNAAWDRITDVLGDEDFYRFDHRIIWQHISRLIGLARPADVVTVNESLASAGKADEVGGLAYLNALAHNTPSAANIRRYAEIVRERSMLRKLVSVADEISAAAFNPQGKEARQLLDEAESRVFQIAQEGSRGVSGFQDIQPLLTQVVERIDELYHREGGSDITGVPTGFTDLDRMTSGLQAGDLVIVAGRPSMGKTSFSMNIGEHVAIEQGLPVAVFSMEMGAVQLAMRMVGSVGMLDQQRMRTGKLTADDWPRLTHAVQQVQEAQIYIDETPALNSMEVRARSRRLARQCGQLGLIIIDYMQLMSANSSGENRATEISEISRSLKGLAKELNCPLIALSQLNRSLEQRPNKRPVMSDLRESGAIEQDADLILFIYRDEVYNPDSPDKGTAEIIVGKQRNGPIGSVRLTFQGASTRFLNFSTGMN; this is translated from the coding sequence ATTTTGGATAGCAAAACTACAGGCGGCGATCCGCAACTGGATTATTTACGCGTACCGCCGCACTCGGTCGAGGCAGAGCAGTCTGTGCTCGGCGGCCTGTTGCTCGATAACGCCGCCTGGGATCGAATCACCGATGTGCTGGGCGACGAGGATTTTTATCGTTTCGACCATCGCATTATCTGGCAGCATATTTCGCGGCTGATCGGCCTGGCTCGGCCGGCCGATGTGGTGACGGTCAACGAGTCTTTGGCCAGCGCGGGCAAGGCCGACGAAGTAGGGGGCCTGGCATACCTGAATGCCCTGGCGCACAACACGCCTTCGGCGGCCAATATACGGCGCTATGCTGAAATCGTGCGCGAACGCTCCATGCTGCGCAAGCTGGTGTCGGTGGCCGACGAAATTTCGGCCGCCGCCTTTAACCCGCAAGGCAAAGAAGCCCGTCAGCTTCTCGATGAAGCCGAGTCGCGAGTGTTCCAGATCGCCCAGGAGGGTTCGCGCGGTGTGTCGGGCTTTCAGGACATTCAGCCTTTGCTGACGCAAGTGGTGGAGCGCATCGACGAGCTTTATCATCGCGAAGGCGGCTCGGATATTACCGGCGTACCAACCGGTTTCACCGATCTGGATCGCATGACCTCGGGCCTGCAGGCGGGCGATCTGGTGATTGTGGCGGGGCGGCCTTCAATGGGTAAAACGTCGTTCTCCATGAACATCGGCGAGCACGTCGCCATTGAGCAAGGCTTGCCGGTGGCGGTGTTTTCCATGGAAATGGGCGCCGTTCAGCTGGCCATGCGCATGGTCGGCTCGGTAGGCATGCTCGACCAGCAGCGCATGCGTACCGGCAAGCTGACTGCCGATGATTGGCCGCGCCTGACGCATGCCGTGCAGCAGGTGCAGGAAGCGCAAATCTATATCGATGAGACCCCGGCCCTGAACTCCATGGAGGTTCGGGCGCGTTCCCGGCGCCTGGCGCGCCAGTGCGGGCAGCTGGGCCTGATCATCATCGATTATATGCAGCTCATGTCGGCCAATTCGTCGGGTGAAAATCGGGCGACTGAAATTTCGGAAATCAGCCGTTCCTTGAAGGGCCTGGCCAAAGAGCTGAATTGCCCGCTGATTGCCTTGTCGCAGCTTAACCGCAGCCTGGAGCAGCGGCCCAACAAGCGCCCCGTCATGAGTGATCTGCGTGAGTCGGGGGCTATCGAGCAGGACGCCGACCTGATCCTGTTTATTTATCGCGATGAAGTCTACAACCCCGATTCGCCCGATAAAGGTACCGCTGAAATCATCGTCGGCAAGCAGCGTAACGGCCCGATAGGCAGCGTACGCCTGACCTTCCAGGGGGCAAGTACCCGGTTCCTGAATTTCAGTACCGGCATGAATTGA
- the thrC gene encoding threonine synthase: MKYRSTRGDMELQPFSDILLEGLAPDGGLALPQSLPRIGAETLESWRALRYPELAAEVLGLFITDIPKSDLSRLTQAAYHTDAFASSEIVPLKPLSKGLSLLGLSEGPTLAFKDMAMQFLGQVFEYVLDKRHASITILGATSGDTGSAAEYALRGKRGISVFMLSPYGRMSDFQRAQMYSLQDRNIHNLALKGVFDECQDIVKSLSSDLAFKSAYHLGAVNSINWARIAAQVVYYFWGWLRATSGQNAGHAQQVSFAVPSGNFGNILSGHIAREMGLPIRRLVLATNENNVLEEFFRTGVYRPRSAAQTYATSSPSMDISRASNFERFVFDLVGQDADRVRELWHELEQKGEFDLSAMQPDFEARYGFVSGVSTHADRLDTIRSVHRDAGLLIDPHTADAVKVAAAYVEPGVPMLALETALPAKFSETIVEAIGRPAPVPEHLQELASLPQRVEVMDCDARLVREYIKQHA; this comes from the coding sequence ATGAAATATCGTTCAACTCGCGGCGACATGGAGCTCCAGCCTTTTTCGGATATCCTGCTCGAAGGCTTGGCCCCCGACGGCGGCCTTGCCTTGCCGCAATCCTTGCCCAGGATCGGCGCCGAAACGCTGGAGTCATGGCGCGCGCTGCGCTATCCTGAACTGGCGGCGGAAGTGCTGGGCCTGTTTATTACCGACATTCCCAAAAGCGATCTGAGCCGGCTTACGCAGGCTGCCTATCACACCGATGCATTTGCCAGCAGCGAGATTGTGCCGCTCAAGCCACTGTCAAAGGGCTTGAGCCTGCTGGGGCTGTCCGAGGGGCCGACTCTGGCATTCAAGGACATGGCCATGCAGTTCCTGGGCCAGGTGTTTGAGTACGTGCTCGACAAGCGCCATGCCTCGATCACGATTCTGGGAGCCACTTCGGGCGACACTGGCTCGGCCGCGGAGTATGCCTTGCGCGGCAAGCGCGGCATTTCGGTGTTCATGCTGTCGCCGTACGGGCGCATGAGCGATTTCCAGCGCGCTCAGATGTATTCGCTGCAGGATCGCAATATTCACAATCTGGCGCTCAAGGGCGTATTCGATGAATGCCAGGACATCGTCAAGTCGCTGTCCAGCGATCTTGCCTTCAAATCCGCTTATCATCTGGGCGCGGTCAATTCCATCAACTGGGCGCGCATTGCCGCGCAAGTGGTGTATTACTTCTGGGGCTGGCTGCGCGCCACCTCGGGGCAGAACGCGGGGCATGCGCAGCAGGTATCGTTTGCCGTACCTTCGGGCAATTTCGGTAATATTTTGTCGGGCCATATCGCGCGTGAGATGGGTTTGCCGATACGGCGGCTGGTGCTGGCCACCAACGAAAACAATGTGCTTGAAGAGTTTTTCCGCACGGGCGTGTATCGGCCCCGTTCGGCTGCTCAGACCTACGCCACGTCGAGCCCGTCCATGGATATTTCGCGGGCCTCCAATTTCGAGCGTTTCGTGTTCGATCTGGTGGGGCAGGATGCGGACAGGGTTCGAGAGCTCTGGCATGAGCTCGAGCAGAAGGGCGAGTTCGATTTAAGCGCCATGCAGCCCGATTTCGAGGCGCGCTACGGTTTTGTGAGCGGCGTCAGTACCCATGCCGATCGGCTCGACACGATACGTTCGGTCCATCGGGACGCCGGCTTGCTTATCGATCCGCATACGGCCGACGCGGTCAAGGTGGCGGCGGCATATGTGGAGCCTGGGGTGCCCATGCTGGCGTTGGAAACGGCGTTGCCCGCCAAGTTCAGCGAAACCATCGTAGAGGCTATAGGCCGGCCCGCTCCGGTGCCCGAGCATTTGCAGGAACTGGCCAGCCTGCCGCAGCGCGTGGAAGTCATGGATTGCGACGCGCGACTGGTGCGCGAGTATATCAAGCAGCACGCGTAG